A segment of the Bactrocera neohumeralis isolate Rockhampton chromosome 3, APGP_CSIRO_Bneo_wtdbg2-racon-allhic-juicebox.fasta_v2, whole genome shotgun sequence genome:
ttgtttacaaAGCGAAGCGGCCAGCCTACAAGCAGTTGGAGCAGTTCGAGTGTGTAAAAACAAAAGCCACCGACTCGATACGAGCGCGTAACCAGCGACGCAACGAGTAGACGCGCAAGCATTTCGacgcacactgccacgcccatatACGCCAACCCACCGAGTTTAATAACAACATAACAGTAGGTTGGCCTCGGCAATACGGCAATACCACCCGCTGTTCCAGAGCGCGTACGCGAGTTGTTAGCCGAGCGCGCCGTGTGGTGCGACGCCTTCCAGCGCAAGCAGCGCAACGCAGCGCAGCTCAGCAGAGATCAAATGTAAATGAACagtgaaaatatattgaaaaatatgcaaaatatttttagtaaaaacaaataaaattcaataaagctTGCGCGCTGCAAACGATGACTTGCTCTCAAAATTTTACtcaacagcacaacaacaaaaacaacagcaatacaaAGAAAAGCCAGCTAAAAAAGCATACAAGAAATACGCTTGTGGACGCCGCAGAGCGAACTCAGCAGCatctacagcaacaacaacaacacaagagCGCGCTTGTTGTTGTCTCCACGCCAGAGCCACATaaattcaatggaaaatgatgtGCTACGCcagcatcagcagcagcagcggcagcaagagcaacaacaacaacaagtgtaacaacaaatacatttgCGAAAGCGCACACAGCATTGGCAGCGACGTCGACTGCAACTGCAGTTGGCTAACCGCAGCCAGCACGACGATCAGCGCGCATGGTGCGGCGTCGTCCGCATTGGCGTCCAAgcagcgcagcagcagcagctataagAAGTATCGCAGAGCGAAAGCGCTCAACGACGTGCAAAGCAGCAGCGACTCGGGCTCCagtaaaaacagcaacaaagatGACACACAGCGATTAGAAGACCATTGCGGCAGCAGCCGCAGTAGTAATTCAGTTACGTCATTAACGCCCGCATCCGCACCCACAACGGCGACAGCGTCCAAAGCATGCAGTTCCACACTACACCGACGACGGCGACGCCACGATGCTGCGTTGAGCGCTTACTGCAGTGCGGCGGCCTCAAGCTCGTCCGTTGCTGTGGCGTTGACCGCCGGTTTGAGCATTTGTCGCGCCTTCAGCTTAACGATATGcatgctgctgttgctgcgaGCAGCGCCCAGTGTGCGTGGCATTGCTGTCGGTGTGGACACGGCCAATGCCAACATCACGGATTTGGGTAGTCCCGGTGGGTATTCTACAATGATTAGACTATTTGTAGTGTAGtttaattatatacacatatcttaTAGTAGTCCTTAGGTATTTTATAAAGCCAAGAAATCGTACAAaacttgctgctgctgccaacCATACATTTTCCTTCTTCTCCTAAATTATAAGTTTTTTGGGTCTGCCCTCCATAACACTATCAACCAGAAGAAAATATCGGAGTCcctataatgtatatgtatacatattacaaatcatcagcgtgacgagctcagttgatttagccatttcCATCTGTCtaactgtctgtccgtctgtctgtctgtatacacgGGCACTGGTCCcacagttttcgagatatcgatctgaaattttacatacgTTCTTTTCaccctaagaagctgctcatttgtcggaaccgccgatatcggtacactatagcatatagctgtcatacaaactgaacgatcaaaatttagttcttgtatgggaaacttttttatttggcaagatatcttctgGAAATTTGATGTGGTTTATTGTCAAAGGCACTGCTAccatctccgaacaaattgttcagttcggaccACTTAaccttatagctgtcatacaagcccACCTATCAAAATTTAGTTCTTATATGggaaacttgtttatttgtcaatttatgtccacgaaatttggcacagattattgtccaaagcaacgctacaaaCTCCgctacaaatttttggatcggatcact
Coding sequences within it:
- the LOC126753306 gene encoding uncharacterized protein LOC126753306, yielding MMCYASISSSSGSKSNNNNKCNNKYICESAHSIGSDVDCNCSWLTAASTTISAHGAASSALASKQRSSSSYKKYRRAKALNDVQSSSDSGSSKNSNKDDTQRLEDHCGSSRSSNSVTSLTPASAPTTATASKACSSTLHRRRRRHDAALSAYCSAAASSSSVAVALTAGLSICRAFSLTICMLLLLRAAPSVRGIAVGVDTANANITDLGSPGGYSTMIRLFVV